The following proteins come from a genomic window of Misgurnus anguillicaudatus chromosome 10, ASM2758022v2, whole genome shotgun sequence:
- the LOC141367310 gene encoding uncharacterized protein, producing the protein MCIMAFSLISIWLHCVMDTTTDLLHCIWCPASILRSLYYDSAYRCPASLPSRSSRYMGSRCPVTVFVAYSISLPRILPFAVFALNCITLPCKCSPRPSRLSGLSIDVALHIAYRGYRSTWLYISLIVVLHITYRGYRSTWRYTSPIGAINRRGLSWLYVSPIEAVDQVAYRGFTYRLSGLSIDVALHIAYRGFTHHLTGLSIDVALHIAYRGYQSTWTIVALHIAYRGCRSSGLSWLCVSPIGAIDRRGFTYCLSWFYTSRNGAIDRRGFTHRLSGLSIDVAYRGFTHCLSRLSIKWPIVALRIAYRGYRSTWLYISPIEAIDRRGQSWLYTLPIEAVDQVAYRGFTYRLSGLSIDVALHIAYRGYRSTWLYISPIVVLHIGYRGYQSTWPIVALHIAYRGCRSSGLSWLYISAIGAIDRFGLSWLYTSPIGAINQRGLSWLYTLPIEAVDQVAYRGQSWLYISAIGAIDRCGLPWRYTSPIGAIDRRGFTHRLSGLSIAVAYCGFTYRLLGLSIHVALHIAYQGYRLLWPIVALHIAYRGYQSTWLYTSPIWAIDRFGLSWLYTLPIGATYPCKAYRGTLRRSIL; encoded by the coding sequence ATGTGTATCATGGCCTTCTCGCTAATCAGCATATGGTTACATTGTGTCATGGATACCACAACCGACTTATTACATTGCATATGGTGCCCCGCATCTATCCTCCGCAGCCTTTATTATGATTCAGCATATCGTTGCCCCGCATCATTGCCTTCGCGGTCTTCACGCTACATGGGAAGTCGTTGCCCCGTAACCGTCTTTGTTGCATACAGCATATCATTGCCCCGTATCTTGCCCTTTGCGGTCTTCGCACTAAATTGCATAACGTTGCCCTGTAAGTGTTCTCCACGGCCTtctcgcctatcggggctatcgatcgacgtggctttacacatcgcctatcggggctatcgatcgacgtggctttacatatcgcttatcgtggttttacacatcacctatcggggctatcgatcgacgtggcgttacacatcgcctatcggggctatcaatcgacgtggcctatcgtggctttacgtaTCGCCTATCGAGGCTGTCGATcaagtggcctatcgtggctttacgtatcgcctatcggggctatcgatcgacgtggctttacatatcgcttatcgtggttttacacatcacctaacggggctatcgatcgacgtggctttacacatcgcctatcggggctatcaatCGACGTGgactatcgtggctttacacattgcctatcgaggctgtcgatcaagtggcctatcgtggctttgcgtatcgcctatcggggctatcgatcgacgtggctttacatattgcctatcgtggttttacacatcacgtaacggggctatcgatcgacgtggctttacacatcgcctatcggggctatcgatcgacgtggcctatcgtggctttacacattgcctatcgaggctgtcgatcaagtggcctatcgtggctttacgtatcgcctatcggggctatcgatcaacgtggctttacatatcgcctatcgaggctatcgatcgacgtggccaatcgtggctttacacattgcctatcgagGCTGTTGATcaagtggcctatcgtggctttacgtatcgcctatcggggctatcgatcgacgtggctttacatatcgcctatcggggctatcgatcgacgtggctttacatatcgcctatcgtggttttacacatcggctatcggggctatcaatcaacgtggcctatcgtggctttacacattgcctatcgaggctgtcgatcaagtggcctatcgtggctttacatatcggctatcggggctatcgatcgatttggcctatcgtggctttacacatcgcctatcggggctatcaatcaacgtggcctatcgtggctttacacattgcctatcgaggctgtcgatcaagtggcctatcgtggccaatcgtggctttacatatcggcTATCGGGGCTATTGATCGATGTGGCCTACCGTGGCGttacacatcgcctatcggggctattgatcgacgtggctttacacatcgcctatcAGGGCTATCGATTGCTGTGGCCTAttgtggctttacatatcggcTTTTGGGGCTATCAATccacgtggctttacacatcgcaTATCAGGGCTATCGATTGCTGTGGCCTAttgtggctttacatatcgcctatcggggctatcaatccacgtggctttacacatcgcctatcTGGGCTATCGATCGAtttggcctatcgtggctttacacattgcctatcggGGCTACCTATCCATGTAAAGCCTACCGTGGCACTTTACGACGAAGCATATTGTAA